A section of the Vidua chalybeata isolate OUT-0048 chromosome 32, bVidCha1 merged haplotype, whole genome shotgun sequence genome encodes:
- the MARK2 gene encoding serine/threonine-protein kinase MARK2 isoform X3 — translation MLRGRNAGTAAEEQPHIGNYRLLKTIGKGNFAKVKLARHVLTGKEVAVKIIDKTQLNSSSLQKLFREVRIMKVLNHPNIVKLFEVIETEKTLYLVMEYASGGEVFDYLVAHGRMKEKEARAKFRQIVSAVQYCHQKFIVHRDLKAENLLLDADMNIKIADFGFSNEFTFGNKLDTFCGSPPYAAPELFQGKKYDGPEVDVWSLGVILYTLVSGSLPFDGQNLKELRERVLRGKYRIPFYMSTDCENLLKKFLILNPTKRGTLEQIMKDRWMNVGHEDDELKPYMEPVPDYKDPRRTELMVSMGYTREEIQESLVGQKYNEVMATYLLLDHKSSELEENLSLKPRVAPEVANSSGPSPAHKVQRSVSANPKRRVSDQAGLSIPTSASYSKKTQAANAENKRGGGAGAGGGGGGAGEEEAGGRRAGSTAKVPPSPLPGLERSKGTPSPSTNSVLSTGTTRSRNSPLLDRASLGQSSLQNGKDSGAPPRVPAASPSAHNVSQGPGERPSFPRGVSSRSTFHAGQLRAPRDPRDPLPYALPPGLPPPASPSGASQGRRGPSASLFSKFTSKFVRRNLSFRFARRNPHEPESKERVETLRPAVGPEKDPRDAGRDAKPRSLRFTWSMKTTSSLEPGEMLREIRKVLDANSCRCEPQERFVLLCAHGAPGHDSFVQWEMEVCKLPRLSLNGVRFKRIAGTSMAFKNIASKVANELKL, via the exons ATGCTGCGGGGCCGCAACGCCGGCACGGCCGCCGAGGAGCAGCCCCACATCGGCAACTACCGGCTGCTCAAAACCATCGGCAAGGGCAACTTCGCCAAGGTCAAGCTGGCCCGGCACGTCCTGACCGGCAAGGAG GTGGCCGTGAAAATCATTGACAAGACGCAGCTCAACTCCTCCAGCCTGCAGAAG CTCTTCCGGGAAGTGCGAATAATGAAGGTCCTGAACCACCCCAACATAG TGAAGCTCTTTGAGGTGATCGAGACGGAGAAGACGCTTTACCTGGTCATGGAATACGCCAGCGGGG gtgAGGTGTTCGATTACCTGGTGGCCCACGGGCGCATGAAGGAGAAGGAGGCCCGGGCGAAGTTCCGACAG ATAGTGTCGGCCGTGCAGTACTGCCACCAGAAGTTCATTGTGCACAGGGACCTGAAG GCCGAGAACCTGCTGCTGGACGCCGACATGAACATCAAAATCGCCGATTTTGGCTTCAGCAACGAGTTCACCTTCGGGAACAAACTGGACACGTTCTGCGGCTCGCCGCCCTACGCTGCCCCCGAGCTCTTCCAGGGCAAGAAGTACGACGGGCCCGAGGTGGACGTGTGGAGCCTGGGGGTCATCCTCTACACGCTGGTCAGCGGCTCGCTGCCCTTCGACGGGCAGAACCTCAAG GAGCTGCGGGAGCGGGTGCTGCGGGGGAAGTACCGGATCCCCTTTTACATGTCCACGGATTGTGAGAACCTCCTCAAGAAGTTCCTCATCCTCAACCCCACCAAGAGGGGCACCCTGGAG CAAATCATGAAGGACCGCTGGATGAACGTGGGCCACGAGGACGACGAGCTGAAGCCCTACATGGAGCCCGTGCCTGACTACAAGGACCCCCGCAGGACAG AGCTGATGGTGTCCATGGGCTACACGCGGGAGGAGATCCAGGAGTCGCTGGTGGGGCAGAAGTACAACGAGGTGATGGCCACCTACCTGCTGCTGGACCACAAGAGCTCCGag ctggaggaGAACCTGTCCCTGAAGCCGCGGGTGGCCCCGGAGGTGGCCAACAGCTCGGGCCCCTCCCCCGCTCACAAGGTCCAGCGCAGCGTCTCGGCCAACCCCAAACGGCGCGTGAGCGACCAGG CCGGGCTCTCCATCCCCACCTCGGCCTCGTACTCCAAGAAAACGCAGGCGGCCAACGCGGAGAACAagcgaggaggaggagcaggagcaggaggaggaggaggaggagcaggggaggaagaggCCGGGGGGCGCCGGGCCGGCAGCACGGCCAaggtgccccccagccccctgcccggCCTGGAGCGATCCAAGGGCACCCCCTCCCCCTCCACG AACAGCGTCCTGTCCACGGGCACCACGCGCAGCCGGAACTCGCCGCTGCTGGACCGGGCCAGCCTGGGCCAGAGCTCGCTGCAGAACGGCAAGGACAG CGGGGCCCCCCCCCGGGTGCCAGCGGCGTCCCCCTCTGCCCACAACGTGAGCCAGGGCCCGGGCGAGCGGCCGAGCTTCCCGCGGGGGGTCTCGAGCCGCAGCACCTTCCACGCCGGGCAGCTCCGcgccccccgggacccccgggaccccctgcCCTACGCGCTGCCCCCCGGGCTGCCCCCGCCCGCCTCGCCCTCGGGCGCCAGCCAGGGCCGGCGCGGCCCCTCCGCCAGCCTCTTCAGCAAGTTCACCTCCAAGTTCGTGCGCAG AAATCTGTCTTTCAGGTTTGCCAGAAG GAACCCCCACGAGCCCGAGAGCAAGGAGCGGGTGGAGACCCTCAG ACCGGCGGTGGGCCCCGAGAAGGACCCCCGCGACGCCGGCCGCGACGCCAAGCCGCGCTCGCTGCGCTTCACGTGGAGCATGAAGACCACGAGCTCGCTGGAGCCCGGCGAGATGCTGCGCGAGATCCGCAAGGTGCTGGACGCCAACAGCTGCCGCTGCGAGCCCCAGGAGCGCTTCGTGCTGCTCTGCGCCCACGGCGCGCCCGGCCACGACTCCTTCGTGCAGTGGGAGATGGAGGTGTGCAAACTGCCCCGGCTCTCGCTCAACGGCGTCCGCTTCAAGCGCATCGCCGGCACCTCCATGGCCTTCAAGAACATCGCCTCCAAGGTGGCCAACGAGCTCAAGCTCTGA
- the MARK2 gene encoding serine/threonine-protein kinase MARK2 isoform X2, protein MSSSGRSPLPTVNERDAEQPGAVEGKGGGKASMLRGRNAGTAAEEQPHIGNYRLLKTIGKGNFAKVKLARHVLTGKEVAVKIIDKTQLNSSSLQKLFREVRIMKVLNHPNIVKLFEVIETEKTLYLVMEYASGGEVFDYLVAHGRMKEKEARAKFRQIVSAVQYCHQKFIVHRDLKAENLLLDADMNIKIADFGFSNEFTFGNKLDTFCGSPPYAAPELFQGKKYDGPEVDVWSLGVILYTLVSGSLPFDGQNLKELRERVLRGKYRIPFYMSTDCENLLKKFLILNPTKRGTLEQIMKDRWMNVGHEDDELKPYMEPVPDYKDPRRTELMVSMGYTREEIQESLVGQKYNEVMATYLLLDHKSSELEENLSLKPRVAPEVANSSGPSPAHKVQRSVSANPKRRVSDQAGLSIPTSASYSKKTQAANAENKRGGGAGAGGGGGGAGEEEAGGRRAGSTAKVPPSPLPGLERSKGTPSPSTNSVLSTGTTRSRNSPLLDRASLGQSSLQNGKDSGAPPRVPAASPSAHNVSQGPGERPSFPRGVSSRSTFHAGQLRAPRDPRDPLPYALPPGLPPPASPSGASQGRRGPSASLFSKFTSKFVRRNPHEPESKERVETLRPAVGPEKDPRDAGRDAKPRSLRFTWSMKTTSSLEPGEMLREIRKVLDANSCRCEPQERFVLLCAHGAPGHDSFVQWEMEVCKLPRLSLNGVRFKRIAGTSMAFKNIASKVANELKL, encoded by the exons ATGTCGAGCAGCGGTCGCAGCCCTTTGCCGACCGTCAACGAGAGGGACGCGGAACAG CCGGGCGCCGTGGAGGGCAAGGGCGGCGGCAAGGCCAGCATGCTGCGGGGCCGCAACGCCGGCACGGCCGCCGAGGAGCAGCCCCACATCGGCAACTACCGGCTGCTCAAAACCATCGGCAAGGGCAACTTCGCCAAGGTCAAGCTGGCCCGGCACGTCCTGACCGGCAAGGAG GTGGCCGTGAAAATCATTGACAAGACGCAGCTCAACTCCTCCAGCCTGCAGAAG CTCTTCCGGGAAGTGCGAATAATGAAGGTCCTGAACCACCCCAACATAG TGAAGCTCTTTGAGGTGATCGAGACGGAGAAGACGCTTTACCTGGTCATGGAATACGCCAGCGGGG gtgAGGTGTTCGATTACCTGGTGGCCCACGGGCGCATGAAGGAGAAGGAGGCCCGGGCGAAGTTCCGACAG ATAGTGTCGGCCGTGCAGTACTGCCACCAGAAGTTCATTGTGCACAGGGACCTGAAG GCCGAGAACCTGCTGCTGGACGCCGACATGAACATCAAAATCGCCGATTTTGGCTTCAGCAACGAGTTCACCTTCGGGAACAAACTGGACACGTTCTGCGGCTCGCCGCCCTACGCTGCCCCCGAGCTCTTCCAGGGCAAGAAGTACGACGGGCCCGAGGTGGACGTGTGGAGCCTGGGGGTCATCCTCTACACGCTGGTCAGCGGCTCGCTGCCCTTCGACGGGCAGAACCTCAAG GAGCTGCGGGAGCGGGTGCTGCGGGGGAAGTACCGGATCCCCTTTTACATGTCCACGGATTGTGAGAACCTCCTCAAGAAGTTCCTCATCCTCAACCCCACCAAGAGGGGCACCCTGGAG CAAATCATGAAGGACCGCTGGATGAACGTGGGCCACGAGGACGACGAGCTGAAGCCCTACATGGAGCCCGTGCCTGACTACAAGGACCCCCGCAGGACAG AGCTGATGGTGTCCATGGGCTACACGCGGGAGGAGATCCAGGAGTCGCTGGTGGGGCAGAAGTACAACGAGGTGATGGCCACCTACCTGCTGCTGGACCACAAGAGCTCCGag ctggaggaGAACCTGTCCCTGAAGCCGCGGGTGGCCCCGGAGGTGGCCAACAGCTCGGGCCCCTCCCCCGCTCACAAGGTCCAGCGCAGCGTCTCGGCCAACCCCAAACGGCGCGTGAGCGACCAGG CCGGGCTCTCCATCCCCACCTCGGCCTCGTACTCCAAGAAAACGCAGGCGGCCAACGCGGAGAACAagcgaggaggaggagcaggagcaggaggaggaggaggaggagcaggggaggaagaggCCGGGGGGCGCCGGGCCGGCAGCACGGCCAaggtgccccccagccccctgcccggCCTGGAGCGATCCAAGGGCACCCCCTCCCCCTCCACG AACAGCGTCCTGTCCACGGGCACCACGCGCAGCCGGAACTCGCCGCTGCTGGACCGGGCCAGCCTGGGCCAGAGCTCGCTGCAGAACGGCAAGGACAG CGGGGCCCCCCCCCGGGTGCCAGCGGCGTCCCCCTCTGCCCACAACGTGAGCCAGGGCCCGGGCGAGCGGCCGAGCTTCCCGCGGGGGGTCTCGAGCCGCAGCACCTTCCACGCCGGGCAGCTCCGcgccccccgggacccccgggaccccctgcCCTACGCGCTGCCCCCCGGGCTGCCCCCGCCCGCCTCGCCCTCGGGCGCCAGCCAGGGCCGGCGCGGCCCCTCCGCCAGCCTCTTCAGCAAGTTCACCTCCAAGTTCGTGCGCAG GAACCCCCACGAGCCCGAGAGCAAGGAGCGGGTGGAGACCCTCAG ACCGGCGGTGGGCCCCGAGAAGGACCCCCGCGACGCCGGCCGCGACGCCAAGCCGCGCTCGCTGCGCTTCACGTGGAGCATGAAGACCACGAGCTCGCTGGAGCCCGGCGAGATGCTGCGCGAGATCCGCAAGGTGCTGGACGCCAACAGCTGCCGCTGCGAGCCCCAGGAGCGCTTCGTGCTGCTCTGCGCCCACGGCGCGCCCGGCCACGACTCCTTCGTGCAGTGGGAGATGGAGGTGTGCAAACTGCCCCGGCTCTCGCTCAACGGCGTCCGCTTCAAGCGCATCGCCGGCACCTCCATGGCCTTCAAGAACATCGCCTCCAAGGTGGCCAACGAGCTCAAGCTCTGA
- the MARK2 gene encoding serine/threonine-protein kinase MARK2 isoform X1 — protein MSSSGRSPLPTVNERDAEQPGAVEGKGGGKASMLRGRNAGTAAEEQPHIGNYRLLKTIGKGNFAKVKLARHVLTGKEVAVKIIDKTQLNSSSLQKLFREVRIMKVLNHPNIVKLFEVIETEKTLYLVMEYASGGEVFDYLVAHGRMKEKEARAKFRQIVSAVQYCHQKFIVHRDLKAENLLLDADMNIKIADFGFSNEFTFGNKLDTFCGSPPYAAPELFQGKKYDGPEVDVWSLGVILYTLVSGSLPFDGQNLKELRERVLRGKYRIPFYMSTDCENLLKKFLILNPTKRGTLEQIMKDRWMNVGHEDDELKPYMEPVPDYKDPRRTELMVSMGYTREEIQESLVGQKYNEVMATYLLLDHKSSELEENLSLKPRVAPEVANSSGPSPAHKVQRSVSANPKRRVSDQAGLSIPTSASYSKKTQAANAENKRGGGAGAGGGGGGAGEEEAGGRRAGSTAKVPPSPLPGLERSKGTPSPSTNSVLSTGTTRSRNSPLLDRASLGQSSLQNGKDSGAPPRVPAASPSAHNVSQGPGERPSFPRGVSSRSTFHAGQLRAPRDPRDPLPYALPPGLPPPASPSGASQGRRGPSASLFSKFTSKFVRRNLSFRFARRNPHEPESKERVETLRPAVGPEKDPRDAGRDAKPRSLRFTWSMKTTSSLEPGEMLREIRKVLDANSCRCEPQERFVLLCAHGAPGHDSFVQWEMEVCKLPRLSLNGVRFKRIAGTSMAFKNIASKVANELKL, from the exons ATGTCGAGCAGCGGTCGCAGCCCTTTGCCGACCGTCAACGAGAGGGACGCGGAACAG CCGGGCGCCGTGGAGGGCAAGGGCGGCGGCAAGGCCAGCATGCTGCGGGGCCGCAACGCCGGCACGGCCGCCGAGGAGCAGCCCCACATCGGCAACTACCGGCTGCTCAAAACCATCGGCAAGGGCAACTTCGCCAAGGTCAAGCTGGCCCGGCACGTCCTGACCGGCAAGGAG GTGGCCGTGAAAATCATTGACAAGACGCAGCTCAACTCCTCCAGCCTGCAGAAG CTCTTCCGGGAAGTGCGAATAATGAAGGTCCTGAACCACCCCAACATAG TGAAGCTCTTTGAGGTGATCGAGACGGAGAAGACGCTTTACCTGGTCATGGAATACGCCAGCGGGG gtgAGGTGTTCGATTACCTGGTGGCCCACGGGCGCATGAAGGAGAAGGAGGCCCGGGCGAAGTTCCGACAG ATAGTGTCGGCCGTGCAGTACTGCCACCAGAAGTTCATTGTGCACAGGGACCTGAAG GCCGAGAACCTGCTGCTGGACGCCGACATGAACATCAAAATCGCCGATTTTGGCTTCAGCAACGAGTTCACCTTCGGGAACAAACTGGACACGTTCTGCGGCTCGCCGCCCTACGCTGCCCCCGAGCTCTTCCAGGGCAAGAAGTACGACGGGCCCGAGGTGGACGTGTGGAGCCTGGGGGTCATCCTCTACACGCTGGTCAGCGGCTCGCTGCCCTTCGACGGGCAGAACCTCAAG GAGCTGCGGGAGCGGGTGCTGCGGGGGAAGTACCGGATCCCCTTTTACATGTCCACGGATTGTGAGAACCTCCTCAAGAAGTTCCTCATCCTCAACCCCACCAAGAGGGGCACCCTGGAG CAAATCATGAAGGACCGCTGGATGAACGTGGGCCACGAGGACGACGAGCTGAAGCCCTACATGGAGCCCGTGCCTGACTACAAGGACCCCCGCAGGACAG AGCTGATGGTGTCCATGGGCTACACGCGGGAGGAGATCCAGGAGTCGCTGGTGGGGCAGAAGTACAACGAGGTGATGGCCACCTACCTGCTGCTGGACCACAAGAGCTCCGag ctggaggaGAACCTGTCCCTGAAGCCGCGGGTGGCCCCGGAGGTGGCCAACAGCTCGGGCCCCTCCCCCGCTCACAAGGTCCAGCGCAGCGTCTCGGCCAACCCCAAACGGCGCGTGAGCGACCAGG CCGGGCTCTCCATCCCCACCTCGGCCTCGTACTCCAAGAAAACGCAGGCGGCCAACGCGGAGAACAagcgaggaggaggagcaggagcaggaggaggaggaggaggagcaggggaggaagaggCCGGGGGGCGCCGGGCCGGCAGCACGGCCAaggtgccccccagccccctgcccggCCTGGAGCGATCCAAGGGCACCCCCTCCCCCTCCACG AACAGCGTCCTGTCCACGGGCACCACGCGCAGCCGGAACTCGCCGCTGCTGGACCGGGCCAGCCTGGGCCAGAGCTCGCTGCAGAACGGCAAGGACAG CGGGGCCCCCCCCCGGGTGCCAGCGGCGTCCCCCTCTGCCCACAACGTGAGCCAGGGCCCGGGCGAGCGGCCGAGCTTCCCGCGGGGGGTCTCGAGCCGCAGCACCTTCCACGCCGGGCAGCTCCGcgccccccgggacccccgggaccccctgcCCTACGCGCTGCCCCCCGGGCTGCCCCCGCCCGCCTCGCCCTCGGGCGCCAGCCAGGGCCGGCGCGGCCCCTCCGCCAGCCTCTTCAGCAAGTTCACCTCCAAGTTCGTGCGCAG AAATCTGTCTTTCAGGTTTGCCAGAAG GAACCCCCACGAGCCCGAGAGCAAGGAGCGGGTGGAGACCCTCAG ACCGGCGGTGGGCCCCGAGAAGGACCCCCGCGACGCCGGCCGCGACGCCAAGCCGCGCTCGCTGCGCTTCACGTGGAGCATGAAGACCACGAGCTCGCTGGAGCCCGGCGAGATGCTGCGCGAGATCCGCAAGGTGCTGGACGCCAACAGCTGCCGCTGCGAGCCCCAGGAGCGCTTCGTGCTGCTCTGCGCCCACGGCGCGCCCGGCCACGACTCCTTCGTGCAGTGGGAGATGGAGGTGTGCAAACTGCCCCGGCTCTCGCTCAACGGCGTCCGCTTCAAGCGCATCGCCGGCACCTCCATGGCCTTCAAGAACATCGCCTCCAAGGTGGCCAACGAGCTCAAGCTCTGA